The Paenibacillus beijingensis nucleotide sequence GTGACCGGTTCGCCGATTCCGATGACGCTCTCCAGCTGCAGGAAACGGTTCATGTTGCGCTTCAGCTCTTGCGCGAAAGCGTCGGCCGGTTCGTGCCGGACTCCTTCATCACCGTTCACGTTAACTAAGAAAAACATCATCGAAGGATAATTGACGTCGTAAAAAGGGTAAACCTGCTTCCACCGGTCGGCCGTTTCCCGGCACAGCATTTGAAAGGCGAGCTGCAGCAAATCTTTGCGGCCGTTCCAGTCGCTGAGCCTCCCTGCCATTACCCGCATTTCGACGGCCGCAAACTGCGCCTGCAAATCGTCAACCGCAAGCGGCGTCAATTGCAGCTGCTGCAGCCGCTCTTTCAGCGCGGCCATGCTGAAGGTTTCCTCCTTCACAAGCTGCAAAATCGTTTGCTCCTGCAGCATTTGCAGCTGCCGCGTTTTCGCATGCTGCTCCAGCTGCGCCTCCATCGACTGCAGCCGCTCCGCTTTCAGCTCGTCGGCCAATTTCGCAAGAAGAGCCTGCAGCTCGCTGCGTACGACGGGCTTCAGCAGGTAATCTTTGACGCCTGATTGAATGGCCGCCTTCAAATATTCGAAATCGGAGTAGCCCGACAGAACGATCGTCCGCAGGTGCGGATACCTTTGTTTGCACTCGCGAATGAAGGCGATCCCGTCCATCTGCGGCATCCGGATATCGGTAATGACCAGATCCGGGTTCTCCCCCAAGTCCAATGCGTCAAGCGCCTCTTTTCCGTTCGAAGCTTCCACCGCGATCTCGAATCCGGCCGCTTCCCAGTCCATCTTCGCCTTAATGCTGTTCCGAACGCCGGCCTCATCGTCTACAAGCATGATTTTGTACATCATTTCATCTCCTTATGAGCGGAAGCTGCAGCGTGATTTCCGTTCCTTTGTCAGGCTCCGAGTTCAAAATCAGTTGAAAACGGCTCCCGTAGCTTAACCGGCACCTCGACAGCACATTGCGAAGACCGATGCTGTTGCCCTCGCTGCTGAGTATGTCCGTCACGTCGCTTTGCCGGGTTTCCGCCATCAAATCCGCCGTTAAACCGGGAGACATGCCGATTCCGTTATCTTTCACCGACAGCAGCAGCCGCTCCTCTTCCACCCGGGAAGCGATCGTCACTTCGGCCACGGCGCCTTTCTCCAAACTGTATTTGACCGCATTCTCGACCAACGGCTGAAGAATGAATTTCGAGATGAACAGTCCGTCCGCCGCCGGATCTTCCTCCATGTTCACGATCAGCCGGTCCTCGTGACGCAGCTTCAGAATGAACAAATAATCGCGTATATAATCCAGTTCCTCGCTCACTTTGACCCGGTCGGTATGGAGATTGAGCGAATAACGCATCATTTTCCCGAGCGCCTCGGTCGCATCCATCACGAGGTCGCCCCGCTTCAGCGCGGCCAGACCGCTGATGATCTCGAGCGAATTGTTGAAAAAGTGCGGGTTGATCTGCAGCAGCAGCGCTTTGTACTCCGCATTTTTGCGCCGCAGATTCGCTTCGAATTCGGTTTGAATCAAATATTTGAGCCGGTGAACCATCTGTTCGAAAAATCCGGTCACGTAACCGACTTCGCTGTGCCCCGATCGCGCCTTGGGCATCAGCTTCAGCGCCCGCTCGAACTCCCCGTTTTTGACGTGCCGCATTGCCTTTGCCATTGCGCTGAGCGGCTTCGTGATGCCGGCGGACAGCCAGAACGCGACGGCGATGACGAGCAGCAGCAGCAGGAAGCTGACGAGCAGCATCGTTTGGCGGGTGCGGCTTATTTGTTCATAGAGCTCCCCTTCGGGAACTTCCCCGAGAATGACCCAATCCTGCAGGGGCAGCTTCCGGTAAAAGAGCAAATAGTCTTCCCGGTTTTGCCGGATCGAAAAAAATCCGCTCTCATCTAACTTTGGTTGCGCATTTAATTGCGTCAGTCCGCTCTGCAGCACACCCCTTTGCCCGCCAAGATCCTGATTCAGCACGCTGCTGCCGTTTGCGGTAAGGAGAAATACTTTTCCGGTACTTCCGATGCGGATTTTGTCGATCGCCCCCTGCAGCAGGCTCGTATCGTAATTGATTTTCACCAGCCCGACCGTCTTTAACGATTGAAGCTGCACGAGCGGCAAAATGAAGCTGTTGATCGTATGGGTGCGCATGCTTTCATCGGCCTGGTCGCTGTCGAGATGGGCTTCCGTCCACCGCCGGTCCTCGGCTTTGAACTGCTTGTACCATTTGCTGTCGACGTAGCTCCGGTCCTGGGTCCAGATGCCGCCGGCATCGTCGGTGAACACGCTCATCGATATGCCGTTCGAATTGTTGACGGCGTAAGATGAAAAATATTCGCGCAGCCTCTGCTTCGCCAGAAGCAGCTCCCCCACCCTGCTGTCTTTATTCATATGAACCGTCAGCCAGTCCTGCGTCACCCGGTTGCTCATCACCTGAGTGCCGACGTCCTCCACCTGCGTGAGCAGCGTCGAGACGTGGGATGCGAATTGATCGACGGTCTGCGACGTCGACGTTTCGATCGATTGCTGAATCAGCTTCGCGGACTGTTCGCTGAGCAAATAGACAAGGGCGACAAACGGGATAATGAGCAGAATGGAGAACGCCAGCATGAGCCGGCTGCGTAACGAGTAAAACATAGCTGTGCCTCCCGATGTCGCGATACTTCAAAACACCACACTTTAATGATGTCTCACTTCACAAAAAATGTAAAGTGGAAACGGATACATAAACGGGGAGAAACGAGCAGCAAAGAGGCGGCCCGTTAAGGGCACGCCTCTAATGCTTTAAGCGAAAACGGTTATTTGGCCGGCAGATCGCTGTAAGCCTTGTCGATCTTCTGGATCGCATCCGTAACCGCGGCGTCGATGTTCCGCTTGCCGATGGTCACTTCCTCGAACAATTTATTGACCGCCTCGGACATTTGCGGGAAGATCGGCGTAATCGGACGCGAGCGTCCGAATTTTTGATCCTGTACGACAAAGATGTTTTTCGGATATTCGTTCAGCTCCGGGAATTCCTTCGCAGCGGAATAGCGGACCGGAATGTCCTTCGTGATGCCGACATACGTTTTTTGCCCTTCGGCACTCGTTACCCAGTTCACGAACTTCCACGCTTCGTCCGGATTTTTGCTTTTGGCCGAGATTCCGAGCGCCCAGCTTCCGTTGGCGACGGCTTGGCGGGTTCCTTTTGGCAGCGGCGCAATATCGTAGTCGACTCCCAACTTGAAATTCGGGAATTTTTCGGTCAGGTACGAGAGCGACCACGAGCCGTCAACCGTAATGCCCAGCTTGCCGTTCGGGAACGGATCCGGCGGATACTCGAGCGCCGATACTTTCTCTGTGTTGTACAGATCGGAGAAGAACTGCAGCGCCTTCTTCGTTTCAGGCGAATCCAGGTAGCCCTTCGAAGTCGTTCCATCCGGGCTCATCACTTCGCCGCCGAACTGCCAAACGATCGGGTATTTAAAGTAAGCCGTTGCACCAGCATTATTGAATCCTTGCGCAGGGTCGATGCCGAAGATGCCTTTGCCCGGATCATTGATTTTTTTGGCAGCGTCAAGCACTTGATCCCATGTCCACGGCTCTTCCGGATTTTTCGACGGAAGCGGAATGCCTTTCTCTTCAAACAGCTTTTTGTTGTAAAACAACGCGATCGACGATTCGGTCAGCGGCGACATGTAGATTTCTTTATTGTAAGTGTACGTATTGATCGTCGATTCCGGAATGTCCTGCAAATCGCCGTCCGCCTGGAAGTAAGACGTCAGCGGCTTAAGCGCTCCGGCGTGGGCGTAAGAGGCCATGTTCGGCGCGTCGATCGCCATAATGTCGGGCGGATTGCCGGAAGCGATCGACGTTCTCAGCTTGGTGTCATAGTCCGAATAAGGGATCGGGCTCATCTCGACTTTAATGTTCGGATATTTCTCCATGAACGAAGCGACCAGCTTGTCGTAAGCCGAGTTTTCCGCGTCGTTGCCGGAGTTCCGCCAGAAGGTCAGGGTCACCTTTTTCTCGGCCTTTTCTCCGCTTGCGCCCTCCGTCCCGCCTGACGCACCCGAATTGTTACCGTTTCCAGAACATCCGGCCAAAAGGCCGCCGACCAACGCAAGGCTGACAAACATCTTTGTTTTATTTTGCAACTGCTTTACCCCTCTCTGTCATCAATCTAGAAGCTTCATGTCTGTATCTTAACAAACTTCATCACGGGAGAAATTCATTATTCTCTGATTCCTGCTTTAAAAATGTTCGGGATCGGTTTCCGCTTCCCTTCTATAAATATAATACTTTTGTAAGAAATCCGTTAGTTCCCCGTAAGAGAGAACCGTTACTGTTTGACATGTGGAAAATATCATTCGAACAGGAGCGTGGAATGGATGAACAAATGGAAAAAAACAGCAGGCGTAACGGTGTTATCAATGGCTCTCGGGTTTCCGGCCGCCGTCTCGGCCGCAGGCATGTCCGCTGGCAGCATGACCGGCAAAGAAATGACGATGCAAGACATGACCATGAAGGACATGACGATGAAGGACATGACGATGAAGGACATGTCTGCAAGCGACAAGTATAAAGGCGCCTCCATGATGACGTTGAACGGCATGAGCTACGTTTCTCTCCGTCAGGTCGCTATGAATTTAGGATATACGGTCATGTGGGACCCGATGGATAAATCGGTCACGCTTTCCTGTACGGTCAAGGCGAAAGAGATGATGGACAAAAAATATACGATCAAGCTGATGGCAGGCAGCACAAAAATATGGGTGAACGGCAAGGAAATGATGCTGAATGCCGCGCCGATGGAGAAAATGGGCACAACGTATGTGTCGAAAGGATTCGTTGAAATTTATCTCGTGAAGATGATGTCGATGATGTCCAAGTAATCGGCCGAAGCGGCGGGAGAAGCGGACAGGCTCCGTTTTTTCCGCCGTCATGTTATACTTTGCGTACAACGCATCGACTCCGGGAGGACTTGTTTTGGGCATAAAAATCGTAGTGGCGGATGACGAAACGAATATTACCGACGTATGCAAGCGCTATTTGGAACGGGAAGGGTACGAGGTGCTGACCGCAGCCAACGGCGATGAGGCGTTGTCGCTCTGGAAGGCGCATGCCCCGATGCTGCTCATTCTCGATCTGATGATGCCGCAGAAGGACGGCTGGCAAGTATGCCAATCGGTTCGCGATGAGGACGATGTGCCGATCATCATATTAACCGCGCGGAGCGAGGAACCGGACCGGCTCGCCGGCCTTACGATGGGCGCAGACGATTATATGACGAAGCCGTTCAGTCCGCGGGAGCTGGTGCTGCGGGTAAAGGCCATTCTCCGCCGTTACCGCGTTCCTGCACGCGAACTTGCAGAGAAGCCTGAAGCCCCGCAGGCGCTGGATTTCGGGGGGCTGGTCATCAATCCGTCAACCCGGCTCGTGAACATCAGCGGGAAGACGATCGAATTGACCGTGAAGGAATTCGAGCTGCTATATTTGATGGCCCGGCATCCGGAACAAGTATTTTCGCGGACGCAATTGTTGAATAAAATTTGGGATATCAGCTTTGAAGGCGATACGACGACCGTTACCGTTCATGTCCGCAGATTGCGGGAAAAAATTGAACCGGTCCCCTCGGAACCGAAATATATTAAAACGGTCTGGGGCATCGGCTATAAATTTGAAGGCAGGGGATTGTCGTGAAGCTGCGCACCTACTTTGTTTTGGCCAATGCCGTCAGTATCGCAGTTCTGCTCATCTGCCTGTTTATCAGCTATTCCGAGATGCTGCTGACCCAAGCCCAGTTCGTCTGGTTGGCTTCGGTAACCGGCGTTGTCGGGCTGTTTTCGGTCTTTTTGCATTTTATACTGACGAAACCGATCGAGAAATCGCTTCGTCTCCTTACGGACGAAACGCGGCAAATCGCCGCCGGCACATTTAATGCGGAAGTTCCGCTGATCGGCCCTTCCGAGTTCCAAACGCTGGCGCGGCAGTTTAACGACATGAGCGCCAACTTGCAGGCAAGCTTCGAGAGGATCCGCAGTGCGGAGCAAAACCGGCGCGAGCTGGTCGCCAACGTTTCCCACGATTTGCGTACCCCGCTTGCGTCCATTCAGTCTTATGTGGAAGCGCTGCAGGATGAAGTGGTCGTAAAGGATGACTACACGTTTAAGCAATATTTAGCGACGATTCAACTCGAAACGGTGCGTCTGGCCGGCCTTATTCATGATTTATTCGAGCTTTCACGGCTGGAGGCCGGAGCGGAACCGTTTGAACCGGAGCCGTGCGATCTGGACAGCCTCATTCTCCAAAAGCTGCAAAGCGTTGCCTTGACGATCGAGCAAAAACGGCTGCACGTTGACGTGTCCATTCCGGACCGGATGCCTCCGGTCAACATTATGCCGTTCAAAATACAGCGGGTATTCGCCAATTTGCTGGAAAACGCCATTCGTCATTCCCCGGACGGCGGCAAACTGACGATTTGCGCAGAACCGCATCGGGAGCATTTTATTCAAGTGAGCATCAAGGATGAAGGGGAAGGAATCCCGCACGGGCAGCAGGCTGCGATCTTCGACCGCTTCTACCGGATCGATCCGTCCCGCAGCCGTCAGAGCGGCGGTGCAGGACTCGGCCTGGCGATCGCCAAATCGATTATTCGCCTGCATAGAGGGGACATAGGCGTCGAAAGCGAAGCGGGCGGGGGAAGCCGCTTCTGGTTCACGCTGCCCGTCTATTCGAAGCCTTCATGAATTATCCGATCGTAATCTTCATTTCGGGATACATGAATTAGCCGATCGTAATCTTCCCTTCGGGATAACGGAACAGTTCCTTGCGCGGCTTCGGCTGCAGCGCGAGGGCAAATGTAATCAGCCCGACACGTCCGGTAAACATCAGCACAATGACGACGATTTTGCCCGCTAACGATAGCTTAGGCGTCAATCCCATGCTGTAGCCGACCGTGCCAAAGGCCGATGCCGCCTCGAACAGCAGCATCAGAAAGTTCTCATGCTGAACGGCCGTCAAGATCAGCGTCGCCACGATCACGACAAATACGGAGAGCATCGTCACGGCGATCGCCCGGTAAATATCGCCCCGGTCAATGCGGCGCCGGAACAGGACGACATCCTCCCGTCCGCGGGTCATTGCAACCAAAGCGGCTAACAGCACCACAAAGGTCGTGATTTTAATGCCGCCGCCGGTCGACCCCGGAGCCGCCCCGACAAACATCATCAGGATCATGAAAAACTGCGTTGCGCTGCGCAGCTCGGCAATCGGCAGCGTGTTGATTCCCGCCGAACGGAGGCCGACCGACTGAAAGAGCGGAGCGAGCAGCTTGCCTTCCCAGTCGAGCGTGCCAAGCGTGCGGGCGTTGGTAAATTCGAATACCGCCAAGACGATGGCACCGGCCCCGATCAGAATTCCGCTGGCGGTCAGAACCACCTTGCTGTGCAGCGACAAGCTGCGGGTCTTCGGATATTCGATCAGCTCGGACAGCACGATAAAGCCGAGACTGCCGAAAATGACCAGCACAATGGTTACGAGATTAATGAACGGATCTTCCGCATAATCCGTAAACCCGCCGAACAGTTCAAACCCTCCATTGTTAAAGATGGAGACCGCATGAAAAAATCCATGCCACACCGCTTGTCCGAGCGGCATCTCGGCCGCCCAGCGCAGCGCAAATCCGATCGTGCCGCAAAGCTCGATCACCGCCGAAAACAAAAAAACTTTTCCCGCAAGACGAACCAAACCTTCCATATTCGACTGGTTCATCGATTCTTTCAAAATGAGCTGGTCCCGCAGCGAGATGCGTCTGTTAAAAGCAATGGCAAACCACGTCGCCGTCGTCATAAACCCGAGTCCGCCGATCTGCATCAGGGCGAGCAGCACGATTTTGCCAAAATACGAGAACTGCGACGCCGTATCTACAACGGTCAGTCCTGTTACGCACGTGGCGGAAACGGCTGTGAACAATGCGTCTATGAACGGAAGCCCATTTCCGTTTACGGCGACAGGAAGCGACAGCAGCAGCGTTCCAATGGCGATAATAAGGGCGAAGCCGCCGGCAAGTGCGCGCGGCGGGGTCAACAGATGCGGTTTCATCATCGGACGCATCCCCGTCCTCCTTCACGTAGTCGTCTTCTCTGCGATAGCATTATCCCGTCATTTTACCATCTCTTACCGGCCGGAACAAAACAATATTCGGTTCGAGGCCAGCTTGAGCTCACACACAGCAAAGAAGCGCAAAAAGGTTTGCGCTTCATACCCGGCCTGCCTGAGAAACCTTGAGCAGGCTTTCAAAAGGCTGCCTCATGAATATTCACATGATGAGCCGGTCGCAAATTTGGCATAAGATGACCCCCAGTTCCGCTGAGAAGCCAGCTTGCTGTCTAGGAGCTTTTAATCATTTCCGCTATTTGGGGTCATGATTAATGTATCGTCACTGAGAGGTCTGTTCTCAATGTCCATTCTAGGGGGTGCACTTCAGCTGAGTGGGAGGTCGTTCTCGCAAAACCTGCGATAGTGCAGGCATTATCAACCGAAATCGCATGCCGAGAGTGAAAACCTGCGATAGTGCAGGAATTCCGGGCTTATATTGCCTGAACGTTAGATGGGGTCGGCAAAAAAATGTATTATTGCAGGAATTTTCACGTACCCGATAAATGAACAGAAAAAGGATGTACGATTGCATGTTTTTCAAATTTACACCCTTCGTGCAGAGCTATATATTGTAAGGCTGTCCACTGAAAAAGCAGGCAGCAGACTACCAAATAGAGTAGGCCCATGCTAAGTACATAGGCCTCTCACAGATCCGAACGTTCGGGTCGTTGCATCCGGCCCCTCCAGTGATTATCCCGGCAATGCTTACTGGACGTATTCACAGTTTGTACTGAACCACGCTGTCATGCGTAGACCGGGGTTTCTCGGCTCTTCCATCCTTTTCGTCGCATGTCCCAGTGAAGCTTTCTTACTTTCCTCCAACTGCGCAATTGTACCGCTCGAAGTCGCCTTCTTATCCACTTGTCCAACTCTCGAAATCGGGTCTGCACGTCTTCCCCGCTCCTCAGGCTGCCGATTTCGGCGCTGACGGCTGTTCCCCTTTATGCCGGCAAAGCGCGCGCAGCTCATTGCGCAGCTGCTGCTCCGTCTTGCCTTCGGTGGAAATGCCTTGACTGGCGGCAAATTGCTTTAATCGCTCAAACCGCTTCGCCTTCATCGACTTCTTGAACGCTTCCCATTTCGCGCTGTCTTTCGTTTTCATCGCCATAATTTCCGCCTTGAGCTGCTCCGCCGATTTGCCATCGGATTGGATGCCGAAGTAGGAGGCCGCTTCGCGCAGACGCTCCAGCCGCCATGCTTCATGCCGGTGCATATGGGGATGATGCCGGGAACCGTCCGCGTGCTGTTTGCCGCAGTCTCCATCCGGCATGCCATGGCCGACAACCGCAGCTTGCGCCGATTCGCCGTTCGGTTTTGCAGCATACGCCGATGCGCCGTGCGGAATTGCAGCCGCGAGCAGCAGCACGCCGAGCCCCAGTTTTATATCGATATTGCGCATGTTTTCCATCACCTGTCCTTTCCTTGCAACAGGTATATCATTCCCTTCCCTGCAATAATTATCCACCAGACCGAAAGCTACCAAGGCCAAAAATAAGCGCCCCGGTCATCGCCCGGAGCGCTGCGTGCCTTTTGTCCCATTAACGATTCCAACCGAGGCCGATTACTCAGCAAGCATCAGATCGAGCTCTTCGCCGGACAGATTGTTTTCCAGCACTTCACCGGCGGAAATATCGGGATGATCCGGCTTAACGAATACTTTGCCTTTTAAATAATACCCTTTCTCCCTTGCCTTGGCGTAAAAGCCGCACAGCTGTTCCGCCATTTTGACCGCCTTCTCTTCCGAATCGGCCACGGCCAGAGTGTTGCCGAAGCTGAGCGGATTTTTGGCGCTTTGCACGTTTACGCGATAAGGAGCAGCTGCGTCCGATGGTTCATATTTAACTAATATTTCGATATCAAAGCATGTGTTCCGATATTTGATCGTCATCATCAACACCGCCTCTAAAATACCTCATAGTGAGGTTAATTCGGCTCATGCACTAGTCCTGCCGTACTAGATATTACACATGCGATATCGGGTTGAAACAGCGCCGCTACACTTCCTCGCGCTTGTTGTCGCCCCGCAGCAAATCGCCCATCCAGCCTTTGGACCGCATCCAGAGATACACCCCGAGCGTGGACAACAAAATGACCGCAAGACCTGCCCCATAGCCCCAAGTCAAGTTCAGCTCCGGCATCACTTTGAAATTCATTCCCCATATCGCGCCAAGCACCGTCATCGGCGTGCACAACACGGTGAATACCGTCAGCGTCTTCATAATTTCATTGCCGCGGTAATTGGAAATGTTGTCGTCAAGCTGAGCGGGCTTTTGCCGAGCAGCTCGTGGAACGCTTCGTCCAGCGCGTAGCGGATTTCTCGGATCGGTCTTGTCAGGCCCGTCCAGTACAGCAGCGAATACCGCAATTCAAGCACTTGATGAAACAAATGTCCGCCGTTGCGGTCTTTCATTCTCATTTCCATCCGGTGCAGCTTTACTTCAAAATCATCCATCCCGGAAAAGAACGGCTCCATGATTCCGGAAGCAAGCTGAATGAATCCTTCCACGGGATTTGAACGGGTCGCGATGCGCTTAAAAAATTCGTCCGATCCCTCGCAGTCCTTTACGACATCCGACTCGTCGAATCCGATCGTAATGAGCGTTTCCACAGTCAAATAATAGTGAAAAATACAAGCGTCCTCCGGCTTCTCAATATCCCCGCAGATGACCAGCGACCCGTGAACGGCGTTTCGTCCATCATGATAAGAAACGGCGGATATGCGATTGCGTTTTTTGTCCGACGTTTTTATTAGCCACTTTTGTACGCTTTCGTTGTCCTTATAGAAGGAAGCGGCTTCCTCCTTGCTGTCAAACCGTTTCCATTGCCAATTCCCCACATTAAGGTATGGTGTGCTCTGCACTCCCTCAGCTCCTTTCCCTCATGCGTCATCTTTGCATCATTCGATACCCGCTGGGTCCGTTCGACGAATCAATGCAAGCGCTTTATGAAGATGCCAATTTCCGGTCGGTTTCCATTCAAGCGGGTTTTACCCATTTTGTTTCCGCCCCGTTAAACGATGCCGCCGGTTGGGTAATGAGGGTTATTCCGGCGCTGAAGCGGCCGGTTGCACATGAATAAAGGAGGGTTAATGCGATGTCAGCCTATACGTACGATATGCCCCGCCGGTTGGCGGGTAAGGCCGCATTCGTTACGGGCGCAGGCTCCGGAATCGGAAGAGCGGCGGCGCTGCTGTTTGCGCGTGAAGGGGCTAAGGTCGCGCTTGTCGATATTAACCGGCAGCGCATGCAGGAGGTTTGTTCGGAGATTTCCACATTAGGAGCTGAATATGCGCCGCTTCCGGCGGATATCGCCAATCCGCTGGAAGTCGAAGCGGCGTACCGGGGGTGCCTGGACCAATTCGGCAGACTCGATATCGTATTCGCCAATGCCGGCATTAACGGTACAATCTCCCCCTTGGAGCTGCTGACGCCCGAAGAATGGAAGCAGACGATCGATATCGACCTGACCGGAACCTTTTACACGCTAAAATACGCCATCCCCGCCTTAAAGGATAGCGGAGGCGGCAGCGTCATTATTACAAGCTCCATCAACGGCAACCGGGTCTTCACCAATTTCGGCATGGGCGCATACGGGACGGCCAAAGCGGGGCAGGTCGCACTGATGAAGATGGCGGCGCTTGAACTCGCCCGCTACAAAATCCGCGTCAACGCCGTCTGTCCGGGCGCGATCAGCACGGATATCGAAGCCAGCTCCAACCGCAAGCCGGAGGTGGACGGAATTACGATCCCGATCGTTTATCCCGAAGGCGGCCATCCGCTCGCCGGAGAATCGGGGCGGCCGGAGCAGGTAGCCAAACTCGTTCTGTTTCTCGCCTCAGACGATTCCGACCACATTACAGGCACCGAAATTTACATTGACGGCGCCGAATCGCTGCTGCGGGGGTGATCCGCTCCCCCTCCCTTCGTCGCTCAGGCGGCCGAAGGGAGGCTTGGACAGGTCCGAACGACAACCGCAGCGCAAAAAAAAAGCTGCCCGCTTAATGCGCAGGCAGCTTGCCTCGACCCGAAATCCCTTCCGCCAAATACCGCTGCAAAATATCGTCGAGCATTTCCAGCCGGACCGGCTTGCTGATATAATCCGTCATCCCGGCATCCAAGCAGCGCTGGCGGTCCGCCGGCAGCACGTTGGCCGTCATGGCGACAATGACCGGGCGGCTCCCCGTCTCTTTATTCTCGCCGATCCGGCGCGTCGCTTCCAGCCCATCCATGACCGGCATCTGCATATCCATCAGAATGAGGTCATACTCTTCGGCGGCTGCCATTTCAAGCGCCTGCCATCCGTTCTCGGCAATGTCGGCCGCATAGCCGAGACGGCCCAGCAGCCGCAGCGTCAGCTTCTGGTTCACTTCGTTGTCTTCCGCCACCAGAATTCGCGGCGGCGTTGACATTCCGTCGTTCCCGCCGATCACCGAGCGCGGGCCAAGCGGCAATGCGGCATCATCCCGTTCGCGCATGGCACCTTCCGCTTCTTCCCGTTCACGCTCGGAGGCGGCCCCGATCTCGCCGACCGTACCCTCCAGCATCGCGAGGAAAGAGAACGCCCCCTTGCGGCTTGGTTCCGCTTTCTCCTCCGGCGCAGGCAGCGCCGGCAACTCGCTCGGAGCGGCCTTGCCGCTTGCAAAACGCTTCAGAGCGATCGTGAACATAAACACGGCCCCTGTCGGCACATTATGCTCGACGCGGATTGTCCCGCCCATCATTTCGACAAGGTTGCTGCAGATGGCGAGCCCGAGTCCCGTTCCCCCGTACTTGCGGGTCATCGAAGAATCCAGCTGGGAGAACGGCTTGAAGAGTAGGGGCAGCTTGTCGTCCGGAATGCCGACGCCCGTATCCCGCACCTCGAACTCCAGCATCAAAAGCGGATTGACCGTTTCTTCCCCCGAAGCCGGGGCGCCCGTCTGCCAGACATCAAGCCCCGGTTTATTTTTCGCCGCTTTGTAAGGTTGACGATTCCCACCCTGATTCGATTGTTCCGCAGCACGGACGTAAATTTGGATGCTGCCCTCATTCGTGAATTTGATTGCGTTGCCCACCAGATTAATCAGAATTTGGCGCAGCTTGGTCGCATCTCCATACACAAATTCCGGTATCGCCGGGTCGATTGTACATGTGATGTCCAGGTTGCGTTCGCGGGATTTGGCGATAAACATATCAAGCGTCTCATCGAGACAGCTTTGCAGCTGGAACTGCACTTCCTCCAGCTCCATCTTCCCGGCTTCGATTTTGGCATAGTCGAGAATGTCGTTGATGACGTTCAGCAGCGTGTTCCCGCTCTTCTGGATAATCTCCGCATAATCGCGCTGCTCCTCGTTCAGTGCCGTTTCCATCAGCAGCGTCGTCATGCCGATCACTCCGTTCATCGGCGTGCGGATTTCATGGCTGACCATCGCCAGAAATTCCGTTTTCGCTCTGGCCGCAATTTCCGCCGCTTCCTTCGCCCGGACGAGCTCGCGCTCGGATTGCTTGCGCTCCGAAATATCGCTGATCGTACACGCATAGATCCGTTCGCCCTCGACCATCGTGCTGCCCAGCTTCATTTCGGCAAAAAACCAGCTTCCGTCTTTCCGGCGGGGAGTGACCTCTTCCGGCTTGATGCCAGGCTTGGAGCCATCCTCCGCCGTTTTGCCGCTAATATCCGGTTCAAGAAGCGGAATAAGAAGCGTAACCGGCTTGCCGATCACTTCCTCCTCCCCGTAGCCGAACATCGTCGTCAGCGCCTTGTTGACGGCCAGAATCGTACCCCGTTCGTCAAACGTGACCAT carries:
- a CDS encoding response regulator transcription factor, encoding MYKIMLVDDEAGVRNSIKAKMDWEAAGFEIAVEASNGKEALDALDLGENPDLVITDIRMPQMDGIAFIRECKQRYPHLRTIVLSGYSDFEYLKAAIQSGVKDYLLKPVVRSELQALLAKLADELKAERLQSMEAQLEQHAKTRQLQMLQEQTILQLVKEETFSMAALKERLQQLQLTPLAVDDLQAQFAAVEMRVMAGRLSDWNGRKDLLQLAFQMLCRETADRWKQVYPFYDVNYPSMMFFLVNVNGDEGVRHEPADAFAQELKRNMNRFLQLESVIGIGEPVTGLRQLKNGYASALWSWSQSTIHHIKRSGSESIADMSDTFSPESERKLTLAIENVDMKAFTRQLHQIFPADQDTPMFAFTFLALRVILLFMAVAKKFELGDSSLQTYLWNTQMTVRDGRSREQVLEQLQELAQLVMNEVKRTRFSNGQHMAAAVRKYVDDNYTYDLTLASLAEMFHINETYLSGLFKQNAGITFSEYVTKQRMHKARRLLEEYELKLTDIATLVGYSSSSYFSTSFKKYYGKSPKEYRDELMATSGTA
- a CDS encoding cache domain-containing sensor histidine kinase, whose product is MFYSLRSRLMLAFSILLIIPFVALVYLLSEQSAKLIQQSIETSTSQTVDQFASHVSTLLTQVEDVGTQVMSNRVTQDWLTVHMNKDSRVGELLLAKQRLREYFSSYAVNNSNGISMSVFTDDAGGIWTQDRSYVDSKWYKQFKAEDRRWTEAHLDSDQADESMRTHTINSFILPLVQLQSLKTVGLVKINYDTSLLQGAIDKIRIGSTGKVFLLTANGSSVLNQDLGGQRGVLQSGLTQLNAQPKLDESGFFSIRQNREDYLLFYRKLPLQDWVILGEVPEGELYEQISRTRQTMLLVSFLLLLLVIAVAFWLSAGITKPLSAMAKAMRHVKNGEFERALKLMPKARSGHSEVGYVTGFFEQMVHRLKYLIQTEFEANLRRKNAEYKALLLQINPHFFNNSLEIISGLAALKRGDLVMDATEALGKMMRYSLNLHTDRVKVSEELDYIRDYLFILKLRHEDRLIVNMEEDPAADGLFISKFILQPLVENAVKYSLEKGAVAEVTIASRVEEERLLLSVKDNGIGMSPGLTADLMAETRQSDVTDILSSEGNSIGLRNVLSRCRLSYGSRFQLILNSEPDKGTEITLQLPLIRR
- a CDS encoding ABC transporter substrate-binding protein, which encodes MQNKTKMFVSLALVGGLLAGCSGNGNNSGASGGTEGASGEKAEKKVTLTFWRNSGNDAENSAYDKLVASFMEKYPNIKVEMSPIPYSDYDTKLRTSIASGNPPDIMAIDAPNMASYAHAGALKPLTSYFQADGDLQDIPESTINTYTYNKEIYMSPLTESSIALFYNKKLFEEKGIPLPSKNPEEPWTWDQVLDAAKKINDPGKGIFGIDPAQGFNNAGATAYFKYPIVWQFGGEVMSPDGTTSKGYLDSPETKKALQFFSDLYNTEKVSALEYPPDPFPNGKLGITVDGSWSLSYLTEKFPNFKLGVDYDIAPLPKGTRQAVANGSWALGISAKSKNPDEAWKFVNWVTSAEGQKTYVGITKDIPVRYSAAKEFPELNEYPKNIFVVQDQKFGRSRPITPIFPQMSEAVNKLFEEVTIGKRNIDAAVTDAIQKIDKAYSDLPAK
- a CDS encoding copper amine oxidase N-terminal domain-containing protein, translating into MNKWKKTAGVTVLSMALGFPAAVSAAGMSAGSMTGKEMTMQDMTMKDMTMKDMTMKDMSASDKYKGASMMTLNGMSYVSLRQVAMNLGYTVMWDPMDKSVTLSCTVKAKEMMDKKYTIKLMAGSTKIWVNGKEMMLNAAPMEKMGTTYVSKGFVEIYLVKMMSMMSK